The region CCAATAACGATTAACTGCTAACTAATCACTAATAACAATTAACCAGCCTTGACTCAACAATCCTGGACAGACAAAGTATCCAACCCAGCCCAAATCGGCGGTATCGAAACATCCATTCTCGACAATGGAACTGGCCGGGGCACTCGTATCGCGTGGATAAATACCGGCACCGGCCTACGCTATAAAGTCGTCATTGACCGGGCTATGGACATTGCCGATGCTTTTTTCAATCAACATAGCCTGGCCTGGCTCAGCCATACGGGCATTACGCCCCCTCAGCCACTCTCCGACAAGGGGGCAGACTGGCTCCGTACATTTGGGGGTGGATTGCTTACTACCTGCGGCCTCTCGCATGTGGGTGGCCCCGAGCAGGATGCTTTTGGCGAGCGTGGGTTGCACGGGCAGATAAGCAACAGCCCGGCCGAAATCGAATCCATTATTCAGCCCGACCCACTTAGGGGACAATTGGAGATGAGCATAACCGGCCGGATTAAGGAAACCAAAATATTCGGTCCCAGTCTGGAGTTGCGACGCACTATTTCCGGAACGCTCGGGCAGCCCTTCATTCGAATTCACGACGAAGTCATAAACCGGGCCAATACACCGGCACCTCACATGCTGCTGTACCATTTTAATTTCGGTTGGCCATTAGTCGATGAAGGGACAGATATTATCTGGAAAGGCAACTGGCAGGCGCGGGAAGGGGGAATCAATGCGGATATCTTCCACGAAGGCAACGACTTTCGTAAATGCCCGGCACCTTTGGATACGCACGGTGGTACGGGCGAAGCCGTGGCTTCCATTGATAGTACGCCCGACAGTTCTGGGCAATGTACAGCCGGTTTGCATAACGCTCAACTGGGCATGGCCGTAGCCTTACGGTTCCGGAAAGATCAATTGCCCTGGCTCATTAATTGGCAACACTGGGGAAAAGGTGAGTACGTCACGGGTTTGGAGCCCACAACCAATCCACTTATTGGCCAGGCAAAAGCGCGTGAACAAAACGAACTCATTTTCCTGAAATCAGGAGAAACGAGGTATTACGACCTTGAATTAGAAATTTTACATGAGAAAGTAACAATTGCTGACTTTCTTGCCAAACAACTCTAGCTGACTATTAATACACCCTACATGGAAACAACGTCAACACTCAGTGTCATTGAAAAAGCATTAGAACAAGGGAAGGGGGTTTTACGGCTGACCCCAACCTGGGTACCCCGGTCGTTTTGCGTTCCAGGCCGTCGAATCAAATTGCACCCGGATGATTATTATGTGCTGGGTGGCGAGCGGGGCGGTATCGATGAACGCTGGTTCTCGTCGACCACACCCGCCAAAAATGGTCCGCTTACGGGCGAAAACGAAGGGTTGAGTCATGTTGTCTTTAACGACAACGGACAGGAAGTTCAGTTCCTGCTGAAAGATGCCGTGAATGAATTGAAAGGCGAACTCATCGGCGATCGTTTATGGAATGAATACCAGGCCTGGCCTATGTACTCCAAGTTTTTTGATAACATGGGTCCGTTGCCGCATCATCTGCATCACAACGATGAGCAGGCAGCCCTGATTGGTCAGTTGGGAAAACCCGAGGCCTATTATTTTCCGCCACAAGTCAACAATCACGGTGGCGATTTTCCTTACACATTCTTTGGTATCGCGCCGGGCACGTCGAAAGAGCAAATAAAGGAGTGCCTGCAAAACTTCACGAAAGGCGATAACAAGATTACTAACTATTCATCGGCTTACCGGCTGGAGCCGGGAACGGGCTGGGATGTTCCACCGGGTTTGCTCCATGCCCCCGGCAGCATGTGTACCTACGAGCCTCAGAAAGCGTCGGACGTGTTCGCCATGTACCAGTCGCTGGTAAATGAAGCCATCATTCCCGAAGAATTATTGTGGAATGGTACACCCAAAGATCGTATTGGCGACTATGACCAGTTGATGGAAGCCATCGACTGGGACCTGAACGTCGATCCGCAAATGATGGCCAATCGGTTTATGAGACCCAAACCCGTACGGCCCCTGGAGGAAATGGAAGGCTACGTTGAAACCTGGGTTTGCTACAAATCCGATGCGTTCAGTGCCAAAGAACTTACTGTATTGCCGGGCCAAACGGTCACTATTAAAGACAGCGCGGCTTATGGTCTGATCATGATGCAGGGGCACGGCAAACTGAACGATTGGAACATCGAAACGCCAACGATGATCCGGTATGGCCAGCTGACGAATGATGAATTCTTCGTGAGCGAAAAAGCGGCTATGGAAGGCGTAACCATCGTTAATGCCTCGTCGACCGATCCCATTGTCATGCTAAAACACTTTGGTCCCGGAAACCCTGATTTAGTATTATAAACTGTTGTTACACAGAGATTCGCAGAGAGTAGAGGAGGTACACAGAGATTCTTTTATTTTGTAAATACATCTCCGTGAGTCTTTCTATTCTCTGTGCATCTCTGTGTGACAATTTCTCAATAAACCATATAACCAACCCCCATGAACGAGAATAACTATCCAAAACTCCACAATGCCATGTGGCCGGGTGTTGTCGGCAAAGGTCCGGATTCAGAACCCGTTATTGGCTTCGATACGATGCTGGAACTGACAGCTTCGGCTGAAGTTGATGGCGTGAAATTCGATGGTGTCGACCTGGCACTGTTCGAGCACATCGACGTCAATATTTCGGATGATGAGATTAAAAAACTGGCTGATAAAGTCGGTGGCTACAACCTGAAAATTGGCTCCCTGGTAGCCCCTATCTGGGGTGGACCGGCTATGGGAAGCAAGGAAGATCGGGCCAACTTCGTGGAGATGGTTCGTAAATCCTGCCATATTGGCCAGAAACTAACCGAACTTGGTATTCGGCCAAGTGGCGTGGTTCGGATTGACTCGGCCAGCTCTCCCCACGACTGGGATGCCGACCCCACCGGAAATTCTAAATTAATTGCCCAGACCTTCCGCGAAGCCTGCGATGTGGCGGCTGATTACGGCGAGAAACTGGCCGCTGAGGGCGAAATCTGCTGGGGCGGTATGCACAGCTGGAAAACTATGCTCGAAACGCTGGAAGCTGTCGACCGGCCGAATATGGGTTTTCAGGCCGATATGGCGCATACGCTGCTGTACACCATGGGCTACAACCGCGAACAGGACCGGATTCTACCCCCCGACTTTGACTGGAGTGACCGGGCCGCCCTGGATGAAGCCCTCAAAACATTAACCAAAGCATTACGCCCCTGGACGATCGACTTTCACGTCGCCCAAAACGACGGAACCGTGTTTGGGTCGGGGTCTCATGACAAGACCGGTCGGCACTGTCAGGCGCTGGACCCCAATGGCAAACTCGACGTTGTTCATGACGCCGGTTATTGGCTGCGCGACGAAAATGGAGTGCTCACCAAAGCCTTTAAACACATTTGCTGGGACGGGTGTATGTTCCCCAACGCCGTTATGACCAACCAGCAGACCTGGAACGACATTCTGGCCACTATGATCAAGGTCCGCAAAGAACACGGCTGGTACGAGTAGAGACCTAATCTTTTGCGTCTATTTAGTAGCGCGATCTTTTACGTCTGTACACCCCAATAACCACCTAAAAACATGACACCCAAAAAAGAGATACGAATTGGATTAATTGGTACCGGCTTAATGGGCCGGACACACTCAAATGGATATAAACGCATTGGTGACTTCTTCCCCGAACTGGAATACCGGCCGGTTCTGAAAGTGGTTTGTTCGCGCAATGCCGAGAACGTACAGAAATTTGCCGATCAGTGGGGGTATGAGTCCGTAGAAACTGACTGGCGGGCCGTAATTGCCCGCGACGATGTCGACGCCATTGACATTTGTACACCGAACGATTCACACGCCGAAATCGCCATTGCCGCTGCTGAAGCGGGTAAAATGATTCTGTGCGAAAAACCCCTCGCCCGTACCGTTGCCGAAGCCCAGAAGATGGTGGATGCTGTCGAAAAAGCGGGTGTTAAGAATACCGTTTGGTACAACTACCGTCGGGTTCCTGCTGTTACCCTGGCCAAGCAGATCGTTGATTCGGGTAAGCTGGGCAAGATTTTCCATTACCGGGCTAACTTTTTGCAGGATTGGACTATAAGTGCCGACCTGCCACAAGGGGGCGCGGCCCTCTGGCGGCTGGATTCGGACGCTGCTGGATCTGGTGTAACGGGCGATTTGCTGGCCCACTGTATCGACACCGCCATGTGGATTAACGGAGCTATCACCGACGTATCGGCCGTAACCGAGACATTCATTAAAGAACGTGTGCACCAATTGACCGGACAGGTGCAGAAAGTGGGTATCGACGATGCCTGTATTTTCCACTGCCACTTCGAAAATGGCTCGCTTGGCCTTTTCGAAGCTACCCGCTATGCCCGTGGGCACAAGGCGCTGTACACGCTCGAAATCAACGGTGAACACGCATCCATTCGCTGGGATCTGCACGATATGAACCGCCTGGAATACTTCGATCATGCTGATGATTCGGTAGTTCGGGGCTGGCGTTCTATCCTGGTGACAGACAGCGATCAACCCTACATGAAACGCTGGTGGATTCCCGGTACCATTATTGGTTACGAACACACGTTTGTACACCAGGCGGCTGATTTCTTTAAAAGTCTGGAAACGGGTGAGTCGTGTGCGCCAACATTTCAGGATGCGCTGGAAACCCAGAAAGTATGCGAAGCCGTTATCGAATCGGCAACGTCAAGAAGCTGGAAAGAAACAGGTGCTAAAAATATTTAGCGTTCGTTAAGACCAGAAAAAGTGGATGCCTCAGGTGTCCACTTTTTTTGTATCTGCCATTGATCGAACGATCAGAAAGAGCCCAATTAACTTTTGCATCTTTTCGATAAGTCAGTATAAACGCAGGCGTAAATATGAAATAATTATCAATGGTTTGGCATACCCTATGATAGTCTGTAATGA is a window of Spirosoma linguale DSM 74 DNA encoding:
- a CDS encoding hypothetical protein (KEGG: esa:ESA_01679 hypothetical protein): METTSTLSVIEKALEQGKGVLRLTPTWVPRSFCVPGRRIKLHPDDYYVLGGERGGIDERWFSSTTPAKNGPLTGENEGLSHVVFNDNGQEVQFLLKDAVNELKGELIGDRLWNEYQAWPMYSKFFDNMGPLPHHLHHNDEQAALIGQLGKPEAYYFPPQVNNHGGDFPYTFFGIAPGTSKEQIKECLQNFTKGDNKITNYSSAYRLEPGTGWDVPPGLLHAPGSMCTYEPQKASDVFAMYQSLVNEAIIPEELLWNGTPKDRIGDYDQLMEAIDWDLNVDPQMMANRFMRPKPVRPLEEMEGYVETWVCYKSDAFSAKELTVLPGQTVTIKDSAAYGLIMMQGHGKLNDWNIETPTMIRYGQLTNDEFFVSEKAAMEGVTIVNASSTDPIVMLKHFGPGNPDLVL
- a CDS encoding conserved hypothetical protein (KEGG: ecc:c4013 hypothetical protein); amino-acid sequence: MTQQSWTDKVSNPAQIGGIETSILDNGTGRGTRIAWINTGTGLRYKVVIDRAMDIADAFFNQHSLAWLSHTGITPPQPLSDKGADWLRTFGGGLLTTCGLSHVGGPEQDAFGERGLHGQISNSPAEIESIIQPDPLRGQLEMSITGRIKETKIFGPSLELRRTISGTLGQPFIRIHDEVINRANTPAPHMLLYHFNFGWPLVDEGTDIIWKGNWQAREGGINADIFHEGNDFRKCPAPLDTHGGTGEAVASIDSTPDSSGQCTAGLHNAQLGMAVALRFRKDQLPWLINWQHWGKGEYVTGLEPTTNPLIGQAKAREQNELIFLKSGETRYYDLELEILHEKVTIADFLAKQL
- a CDS encoding oxidoreductase domain protein (PFAM: oxidoreductase domain protein~KEGG: rlt:Rleg2_4779 oxidoreductase domain protein), with amino-acid sequence MTPKKEIRIGLIGTGLMGRTHSNGYKRIGDFFPELEYRPVLKVVCSRNAENVQKFADQWGYESVETDWRAVIARDDVDAIDICTPNDSHAEIAIAAAEAGKMILCEKPLARTVAEAQKMVDAVEKAGVKNTVWYNYRRVPAVTLAKQIVDSGKLGKIFHYRANFLQDWTISADLPQGGAALWRLDSDAAGSGVTGDLLAHCIDTAMWINGAITDVSAVTETFIKERVHQLTGQVQKVGIDDACIFHCHFENGSLGLFEATRYARGHKALYTLEINGEHASIRWDLHDMNRLEYFDHADDSVVRGWRSILVTDSDQPYMKRWWIPGTIIGYEHTFVHQAADFFKSLETGESCAPTFQDALETQKVCEAVIESATSRSWKETGAKNI
- a CDS encoding Xylose isomerase domain protein TIM barrel (PFAM: Xylose isomerase domain protein TIM barrel) encodes the protein MNENNYPKLHNAMWPGVVGKGPDSEPVIGFDTMLELTASAEVDGVKFDGVDLALFEHIDVNISDDEIKKLADKVGGYNLKIGSLVAPIWGGPAMGSKEDRANFVEMVRKSCHIGQKLTELGIRPSGVVRIDSASSPHDWDADPTGNSKLIAQTFREACDVAADYGEKLAAEGEICWGGMHSWKTMLETLEAVDRPNMGFQADMAHTLLYTMGYNREQDRILPPDFDWSDRAALDEALKTLTKALRPWTIDFHVAQNDGTVFGSGSHDKTGRHCQALDPNGKLDVVHDAGYWLRDENGVLTKAFKHICWDGCMFPNAVMTNQQTWNDILATMIKVRKEHGWYE